Proteins encoded together in one Alphaproteobacteria bacterium window:
- a CDS encoding MDR family MFS transporter, translating into MESRLSAAPPAAFGHREILVILSGVMLGMILAGLDQTIVATALPTIARELHGIQHMSWVVSGYLLTSTAATPIYGKLSDLYGRKVMLQVAIGIFLVASTLCAIAGTMTELILARALQGIGGGGLMAMAHATIADVIAPRDRGRYQGYFSSVFAATSVAGPVLGGFFSDHLTWRWVFWINIPIGVVAILICNKTLRKLTVPRTARREIDYVGATLLVSAITLLVLATTWGGVEMAWSSPNLIGLVVASLVLLAAFVLRERIAREPIIPLRLFRIGIFTVASIGSFLSSMAMFGAIIFLPLFLQLVSGETASQSGFLLIPLTGAIVAGAYAAGRIVSHTGRYKIFPILGLAIATFAFVLLSTMDARTGRIESGCFMALVGLGIGMVLPIMVVTIQNAVDLRDLGTGTAAVNFFRSMGGSFGVALLGSVLLSELDRRIARVPGHETMGDRPAFDLLHGDTSNIGKLGESARRLLVMALEQSFTVVFLTGAAISAIALITVFFLKELPLRTAQPHGLPAPSASDDCA; encoded by the coding sequence ATGGAAAGCCGTCTATCCGCTGCTCCACCCGCCGCCTTCGGCCACCGCGAAATTCTCGTGATTTTGAGCGGGGTCATGTTGGGAATGATACTCGCCGGCCTCGATCAGACGATCGTGGCGACAGCGCTGCCGACAATCGCGCGCGAACTTCATGGCATCCAGCACATGTCATGGGTTGTTTCCGGCTATTTGCTCACTTCGACCGCTGCGACCCCAATCTACGGAAAGCTATCGGACCTTTACGGCCGGAAGGTCATGCTGCAGGTGGCGATCGGTATTTTTCTGGTCGCATCGACCCTTTGCGCGATTGCCGGCACGATGACCGAACTTATACTCGCTCGCGCCCTGCAGGGAATTGGCGGTGGCGGCCTCATGGCCATGGCGCACGCCACGATCGCCGATGTGATCGCACCCCGCGATCGAGGGCGCTATCAGGGTTATTTTTCGAGCGTCTTTGCCGCCACCAGCGTTGCCGGTCCGGTGCTCGGTGGATTTTTCTCGGATCACCTCACTTGGCGATGGGTTTTCTGGATCAACATTCCGATCGGCGTGGTCGCGATTCTCATATGCAATAAGACGCTCCGCAAGCTCACAGTCCCGCGGACGGCGCGCCGCGAGATCGATTATGTGGGTGCTACGCTGTTAGTGAGTGCTATAACCCTGCTCGTTCTTGCAACGACCTGGGGCGGCGTCGAGATGGCCTGGTCGTCGCCGAATCTAATCGGGCTCGTGGTCGCAAGTCTCGTACTTTTGGCCGCCTTCGTATTGAGGGAGCGGATTGCGCGCGAGCCTATTATTCCTCTTCGTCTATTCAGGATCGGCATATTCACCGTTGCTAGCATCGGATCCTTCCTGTCCTCGATGGCGATGTTCGGCGCCATCATATTTCTTCCGTTGTTCCTCCAGCTCGTATCCGGCGAGACGGCGTCACAGTCCGGGTTTTTGTTGATTCCACTTACCGGTGCCATCGTCGCTGGCGCTTATGCGGCTGGGCGCATTGTCAGCCACACCGGACGGTACAAGATATTTCCAATCCTTGGGCTCGCCATTGCAACATTCGCGTTCGTACTTCTTTCGACGATGGATGCGCGTACCGGCCGCATCGAGTCCGGTTGTTTTATGGCGCTCGTCGGTTTGGGGATCGGAATGGTGCTGCCGATCATGGTGGTCACGATACAAAACGCCGTCGATCTGCGAGACCTCGGCACGGGCACCGCCGCCGTGAATTTCTTCCGCTCGATGGGCGGATCTTTCGGCGTGGCTCTGCTCGGGTCGGTGCTGCTCAGTGAGCTCGATAGGCGGATTGCACGTGTGCCCGGTCACGAAACGATGGGCGACCGTCCAGCCTTCGACCTTCTGCACGGCGATACGAGCAACATCGGTAAGCTTGGTGAATCGGCGCGCCGGCTACTCGTGATGGCTTTGGAGCAATCATTCACCGTCGTCTTTTTGACGGGGGCTGCCATTTCCGCAATCGCTCTGATTACGGTGTTTTTCCTCAAGGAGCTGCCCTTGCGGACTGCACAGCCGCACGGCCTCCCGGCGCCCTCGGCATCGGACGACTGTGCTTGA
- a CDS encoding DUF1499 domain-containing protein: MSDRTAHSAASSAGKSSTRATLSSYALTLAILAGIAAISSGFGWRLGLWYFRDGFKILEYSVYVAIAAGLLSLVALFWPRQRIRRSGTLAALCGLAVSVVIAGYPAYFRYVILPSKPYIHDITTDTENPPAFVAAVALRQGAENSATYGGPDIAKQQLASYPDIKPAFFNAPPDQVFAAALSLVKESGWTVTADAPAEGRIEAFDTTLWYGFKDDIVLRIIADGSGTRLDMRSESRYGRSDFGVNARRVAKFLAALQDRMASR; this comes from the coding sequence GTGTCTGACCGAACCGCCCATTCCGCCGCGAGTTCCGCTGGCAAGTCGTCGACCAGAGCGACGCTGTCGAGCTATGCCCTGACACTCGCCATTCTTGCGGGTATCGCCGCAATTTCCTCCGGTTTCGGCTGGCGCCTTGGCCTGTGGTACTTCCGGGACGGATTCAAGATCCTGGAGTATTCGGTCTATGTTGCGATCGCCGCCGGCCTTCTTTCGCTCGTCGCCCTTTTCTGGCCGCGCCAACGAATCCGGCGATCGGGCACCCTCGCCGCGTTGTGTGGCCTCGCCGTCAGCGTTGTGATCGCCGGTTATCCCGCGTATTTCCGTTACGTGATCCTGCCATCGAAGCCATACATCCACGACATCACAACCGATACCGAAAACCCCCCGGCCTTTGTCGCTGCAGTGGCACTCCGCCAAGGTGCGGAGAATTCTGCCACATATGGCGGGCCGGATATCGCAAAGCAACAGTTGGCGAGCTATCCCGATATCAAGCCCGCCTTTTTCAATGCACCACCCGATCAGGTATTCGCTGCCGCGCTCTCGCTCGTCAAGGAATCAGGTTGGACAGTGACGGCGGACGCTCCCGCCGAGGGACGCATTGAGGCATTCGATACGACCCTCTGGTACGGCTTCAAGGACGATATCGTGCTCCGAATTATTGCGGATGGCTCGGGAACTCGGCTGGATATGCGCTCAGAATCGCGCTACGGCCGAAGCGATTTTGGCGTCAATGCCAGACGAGTCGCGAAGTTTCTTGCGGCACTGCAGGATCGAATGGCGTCGCGGTAG
- a CDS encoding lyase, whose amino-acid sequence MRHVMVSALSLGFAIVVSVSAHADYTMQAFPLPEGAEPHDVFPAADGTVWYTAQRAGALGHLDPKTGKVTLIPLGENAAPHGVIVGPDDAPWITDGGLNAIVRVDPQTQKIDTYKLPPHGNELANLNTATFDRRGILWFTGQNGVYGVLDPRTGGMQVYDAPKGAGPYGITTTPQGAVFFASLAGNYLGRIDIDSGEVKVIEPPTHDQGARRVWSDSKGGIWVSEWNAGQLACYDSKNGTWQGWKLPGAHPQPYAIYVDEQDEVWLSDWGANAILRFDPVKQTFETFALPRRDANIRQMAGRKGEVWAAESGTDHLLVIRF is encoded by the coding sequence ATGCGGCACGTCATGGTCAGCGCGCTCTCACTCGGCTTTGCAATTGTGGTCTCCGTGTCGGCGCATGCGGACTATACGATGCAGGCATTTCCCTTGCCGGAAGGTGCTGAACCGCACGATGTCTTTCCCGCCGCCGATGGAACCGTCTGGTACACGGCACAGCGTGCGGGTGCGCTCGGCCACCTTGACCCCAAGACCGGCAAAGTGACGCTTATTCCCCTCGGCGAGAACGCAGCACCTCACGGCGTGATCGTGGGCCCCGATGACGCGCCGTGGATCACGGACGGTGGGCTCAATGCGATCGTGCGAGTCGATCCGCAAACCCAGAAGATCGACACGTACAAGTTGCCGCCGCACGGGAATGAGCTCGCAAATCTCAATACGGCGACCTTCGATCGGCGAGGAATTCTGTGGTTCACCGGGCAAAATGGCGTCTACGGTGTTCTCGATCCTCGCACCGGCGGAATGCAGGTTTACGATGCTCCAAAGGGGGCCGGTCCCTATGGAATTACGACAACGCCCCAAGGTGCGGTCTTCTTCGCGTCGCTTGCAGGCAATTATCTGGGCCGTATCGACATTGATAGCGGCGAGGTCAAGGTCATCGAGCCGCCGACGCACGACCAAGGGGCCCGGCGCGTGTGGTCGGATTCAAAAGGTGGCATCTGGGTTAGCGAGTGGAACGCAGGTCAACTGGCGTGTTACGACTCTAAAAACGGGACGTGGCAAGGTTGGAAACTTCCAGGCGCGCATCCCCAACCCTACGCGATCTACGTCGATGAGCAGGATGAAGTTTGGCTCAGCGATTGGGGTGCGAATGCGATTCTGCGGTTCGATCCGGTCAAGCAAACCTTCGAGACGTTCGCACTCCCTCGGCGCGACGCGAATATCCGTCAGATGGCCGGACGCAAGGGCGAGGTGTGGGCGGCTGAGTCAGGCACCGACCACCTTCTCGTCATTCGGTTCTAG